CTGCACTGTTTGGGATCAGCCTGTTCCCCCTTCTCATCCTCATCTCGGGGCTTTCAGTACCACGAAGAACACTGGGGATCCTGCCCGAATGAGAGGAGACTGCCTTGTCCTTGGCTTCCATTTGCGGTGAAAGGAGGTTGATGTGCAGAGCAGCTTCCTCTAGGCTGGCTTTTCATGGGTCTCAGGCAGCAATTGCTGAATGTTAACCTCCGCTTCCGGCTTCTGTTTCTTTGCAGATGATGGCTGCCCAAAGCCCCCTGAGATTGCAAACGGCTACGTGGAGCACTCGGTTCGCTATCAGTGCAAGCAGTTCTACCAACTGCGCACCGAGGGGGACGGTAAGACCTACACAGTGTCGCTGCGCTCTACACACACCCCTGCCCAGACATTTCCATGGTGAATGGGGCTGGCGTGGCTGGCCAGGAAGTTCACATGTCCTCCTTAGAGCCAGATTTCAATTCTAATGAGGGTTTTGTGACCAGTAGCTGTGGTCCTTCAGGCACACTCGCTTTTCTCAGCCCCAAGCTTTCCCTTCTGTTCAGGGGGGGCAATGCCATGGAGCCCACTGTTTCAGGAGCTGTGgtaaaagaacaaatgaagacAACAATAGGTAGCCCTCATCTAGAGACTTCTACGGTCCCGGCACTATcctaagtgctttatatttatttgctCACTTAGTCTTTCCAGCACCCTCTGAAGAGATATCCTTATTCTCATTTCACTGAGGAGGAGCCTGAAGCCCAGACAGGTTGAGTATGTTGTCCAGGCTCAGGCAGCCTGTAAGTggaggagtcaggatttgaaccctgagCCCTACCTACACGTGACCGCCATGGCCAAGTCTGTTCTGCTGGGCTGAACTGGTGCCCAGAGCCTGGCTTCCAGCAAGGTGCTTCCCCCTCTTCCTCGTCATCTTTTTAATTCTTCCCTTTAAATACCTTCTCATTCTGTGCTATGTGCAGTTCGGTTTCTCTTTTGActcatttctttccttgtttcaGGAGTGTACACCTTAAACCGTGAGAAGCAGTGGACGAACAAAGCTGTTGGAGAGAAGCTTCCCGAATGTGAAGCAGGTGGGAGCCGGCAGTTCAGGGCACAGGCCAGTGTCTAGGGGAAGGTCGCAGAGGCACAGCCTGCCTGTGTGGCTTCCTCTCAGCCCACAAGAGCCAAGAGGAGGGATCAGGGAGCTACAACTGGTCAGGCAGAGGTGGAGCAGTTAGGTGATGACTCTTGACAGAGCTCACTAAGGGTCTTGCTCATCTGGGCCTGAAGGGCATTGGCTGAATCCACTGTCCACACTGCCCCCAGATCAGGTGACCCCATGCACACAGAGAGCCAGCCCCCCCAGAGAGCCCTGGTTCGAAGGTAAAGCAAGCTCCAAGAAGAACAAGTGGAGGGAGGACATAAAATCTTAATCCACAGAAGTGTGACCGGAAGCTGGAGATGGGCTGGGGCTGCTGTTTCTTGTGACTGGGAAGAGCTGttgctctctcttttccctccttgGAATAAGAGGGTCTTACCCAGCTGCTTCTGCTCTTGGTGGTGTGGAACTGCCAACCTGCCTTGTATTAATTGCATCTGCACAATCTGAGTTCTGTCCAGTGCTGCTACAGATCCCCTTTACTGACAAAGAATGAATTCTCACAGCTCCCAGCCCTTTCAATGAATTTCAGGGAATTCTGGACATTCCTTTGTTGTgataaattgtttaaatataatacaattcaTCAGCCAGGGCTCAAAACTCTCAGcattacttctttcttttgtgagTAGGAAAGGCAGGAAATAGAACTCTGCTTCATgatgcaaaaaaacaaacaaacaaacaaaaaaccccgaATTGTTTTCAACTGTAAACATTGGAAATGAGATGAGCAGGTGGTGAGGGCAAAGCATTTAAATCTTTCGAGCTCTGAAAGAAAAGGGTAAGGATCGCTTAGACAGAAGCAATGGCCAATGCTTCTCATCCCTCCTTCCCAGATCGGGAGACTCTCTCACAGCTCTGCTCACGAGTTTCTTGCTCCCTTTGACAGTATGCGGAAAGCCCAAGAATCCGGTGGATCAGGTGCAGCAGATCCTGGGTGGATTTCTGGATGCCAAAGGCAGCTTCCCCTGGCAAGCTAAGATGGTCTCTCGCCATAATCTCACCACAGGGGCCACACTGATCAATGAACAGTGGCTGCTGACCACGGCTAAAAATCTCTTCTTGAATCATACGGAAGATGCCAAAGCAAAAGACATCGCCCCTACTTTACGACTCTATGTGGGGAAAAATCAGCCTGTGGAGATTGAGAAGGTGGTTTTCCACCCTAACTACTCCCAGGTAGATATCGGGCTCATCAAACTCAAACAGAAGGTGTCTGTTAATGAGAGAGTGATGCCCATCTGCCTGCCTTCCAAGGATTATGCGGAAGAGGGGCGTGTGGGTTACGTCTCTGGCTGGGGCCGAAATGCCAACTTCCAGTTTTCTGAGTTTCTGAAGTATGTCATGCTGCCCGTGGCTGACCAAAACAAGTGTGTGATGCACTATGAAGGCAGCACGGTGCCCGAAAAGAAGACACACAAGAGTCCTGTAGGGGTGCAGCCCATACTGAACGAGCACACCTTCTGTGCGGGCATGACCAAGTACCAGGAAGACACCTGCTATGGCGACGCTGGCAGCGCCTTTGCTGTTCACGACCTGGAGCAGGACACTTGGTACGCGGCTGGCATCCTGAGCTTTGATAAGAGCTGTGCTGTGGCCGAGTACGGCGTGTACGTGAAGGTGCCTTCCATTCTGGACTGGGTTCGGACCACCGTAGCCAACAACTAACTCAAGGCTGGGAGAAGTGGACGGGAGTGGATGGGCTAAGACTTGGGCTGAAGCTGATGGGGGCCAGCCCTGCCTTGCTGAGTCAATCAATAAAGAGTTTTCTTTTGACTGATTTCTGTCCTGTGTTTGGTCTGAGGccttttttattctctcatttatGGTCCAAGAGCAGCCAAGTGGTAGAGTCTACAGGGAGGATGGCAGAAAACACCCCGAGCCAACTGGAAATCCCTAGGGTGCCACAAACTGTTCCACCTTGGGGAGTCATGCTCACTCAGTGCCACACAGACTGAGAGGAGTTAGTGATTTGCTTACACACCTATTAAATAGTGAAGCTGAACCTTGAACCTAGGGCTGTTTGAACACAACTGAGCTCTTTTCACTGCATCCTGTCAGCTCTTCAAAGTGAGTTAGGAGAAAGGGTGCAGGCCCAGTGGGGAAGATGCTAGCTCAAAATGGGATGGAAAAAAGTGTTTTGATACAGACAGTACTTTTCTTGTGTTCCAAACTACGAGCACTCCAGAAAACAACGTAAGATGCCATAAAGGCAGGAGCTCTGGACTTGCTGGGTCCAAATCACAGCTTGGCCAATAAATTTGCTAAGTTCTTTAAGCTTCCTGGCCATCAGTTCCTGATCTCTGCCATGAGGGGCTTAAACCACACAACCTCTAAAGTCCCTACCAGCAATTACATTCTGGGACTCCACAGAGATTAGGAGGTCAGAGTCTTTTCCTCCGTAGGAGCTGCTTTTCCTACTTGGAAGAAACCTACTCTTCACTGGGAATCAAATGCAAGCCATCTGAGTCTGACCTTCCAaagacaggggtcttgctgttgAGGGCCTTTCACTCTTGTAAACGCAAAGCTCATCTAACGGAGCTCTTTCTTGCTATAAGCCTTCACCAACACACCTCCTTCTCATGCCAAACATACGGCCTCTCCTTCTCTTGGTGCAAAATGCCACCCACGACAATGTCTCTTATCAGGGTCTGGCCTTCCATGTGCAGTTCTCTCACATGCACCCTCCAGATCCGTTGATAAATTTCAACAGGTTAGAGCTAGTGGGCCAATGAAGATATGGATCTACATTCTAGAACCTATGAAAGAGATAATAGccagaaactggaaaataaagGCCAAACACTTAGAATTACTGATTCTGTTAAGTGGTTTCTGGTCACTACTCAGGAGGAAAATAATGATAACAGAAAAACTCTGGCATTTTCTTATCACTGATCTCTGCCCAGCAGCACCTCCTGCCGGCCTGGCCTCAACTTTGGGGTTTCAGCAACACTGGACTCTGCACTGCTCTCTGAACACCCCCTGCCGTCTCCAGGCCCTGGGCCTTTTTCCTCAGGGGCCCTATGCCGAAATGCCCTTCCCCTTTCTGCACGCGTACCTCCTGCTCTCCTTGAACACacgggcactgcctcctctgaggACCTGTTCCCCGGTACAGGAATCATTTGTATTTATGTGGCACCTAGCGTAGGATGGGACATACAGCATGTACTCAGTAAGTACCTGTGGAATGGAAAGCAATTAAGATAGgatcaaaaatataaatcaggaCTTCAGAGAAAGAGTCTCTAAAGCCctcaagaagaaagaagatacGAGAATTTTACGCATGCAAGTTCTGAGTTTTTCCACCTGAGAACTTACCACACATCAAATACTGTGTGATTTGGACTGAGGAACGGAAAACTCAAGTAACAGTGACTTAGGCaatgaagatattttattctttcacagaaGTCGGAAGGAGGCAGGTCTAGAGTTCACTTAGTAGCTCAATAACATCATCAGGGATCAGGCTCTTTTTACCATTCTTCTCAGCATATTGATTTTTCATCCTGATGCTGGTTGCCTCATGGTCCTAATATAGCTGCTGTAGCTCCATGCATCATGATTAAATCAATAGCAGGAAGTGGAGGCAAGGAAAAGACAGGTGGTGgtacagggttttgttttgttttattcctggAGTGGCTCTCTCTTTTTATCAGTGGAGGACACAAGAAGTGCCCAGCAGCCTTCCCTCTATGCTGCGTTAGCCAGAACCAAGTCTCATGGTCACCCCTCCTACTGGAGAGACTTGGAAAGAAAGCACTTGGCAAAGGGGGCTGGACTTGCAGTGATGCTGCTGCCCTGAACAGAACTGGGCTTTTCTGTCAGCAAGGAGGTCAGTGGCTGCCAAGCAGGTGACAAGCCGACTGGCCTGCTGCCCTCCAGCTGTGCACCCACTCTCCCATCCTAGAAAGTCAATGCCAATAGCTGCCATGAAGTTTTCAGAAAagcagtaacttgcccaaggttgtgCTAGGTGACCCTGGAAGAGCAACAATTCCTCATGACATTAACAAAGCAGGCAAATCCCATAAAGGTGACATTTCTTTCTAATAATTCTGACATCTCTTTTAGTTTTGAGcccttgaaatataattttctgcCTCAGGAAGGGGCAGCAACCTCTGGGAGAGATCTGTTCCTACTTATCAAGAGTAGTTAATTCTTTGTTTCACTCCAGTTGGGTGCCGGATGGTGTAGGTTGAGTTCTCACTTCTTTGGCAATTTAACAACATAAAAGCTAGTTAAATGAGCCAAATAGGACAGTGTTTTAAAAGTCAAAGCCTGTAAGgctccaaaataaaacaaacaggcAAGAAGAGCTATTCTCTATTCAGTAGAGAATTATTCTAAGAGAAACTGGGGTAATAGGGACTggaaattttgtgtgtgtttgtatgtgcgAATGTGCACACATCTAGGgtagaaaatgtgtatttttgctCTGATGGGAACTGACTCTTGATTTTACTTGTGCATCAAATAAACATGATTAAATCAAATTATACTAGCCAATGTTTGGGAGGATTCTGTACTTTCTTAAAGTATAAAGAAAGCATGCTATAAAGAGAAGGTAAAAAAACAAATCTCCCTGGGGAAACTGAACACCTCCAACATGACTGCTCTGAGGTTCGCAGGGAGCAGACATTTAGGCATCTCAGATGAGCAAGGTACCAGTGCGATTTTCTCCTCAGTGGCTGGTATTTTACACCATGCGCGTCAAACCTCTTCTCCGCTGGGACACTGAACACGTTTCTGAAGGACTCCAGGAAACAGCACAGCTGGGATTCAGGTACTGCTTCAAGATGTGCCTTTCTCTTCGTCTTTGACAGCAGACAGTGTGCTAAATGTCTTGATAGAGAAGGTCATATTTGGGAATATTCTTGGGATCAATAGGACTTTGGACAATAAGTTTTCCTCTCATTGCCCCTCGATAGATTACTTCAATCAAATCTATGAAGTCTTGTTTGGTTTTGAAACTTCCCACAAACTTAGTGTGATCTGGAGATCTAGACAGCATGGAAGAGAAACAACTGCGCTCAGAACTTTTAATAATTACTTTCTGAAGACTTGCAGGATAAACAAAACGAACAGGAgctttcttacttttcttcttgTCAAAGAGACTTTAGACATAAAGCCTGACATTGATTTTTCCATTGATTTCCCCCGCCCCACTTGGTATATGACTATAAAACCAGTGCTGTGGGCCCCTAGCATGAAAACTTGTCATGTGAAAAGATTCTACTTGAAAATTTGCTTTAATCACTTCTCAAATCATTAGCAAGTGTTGGAGTGGGCATTGTTTCTTTATTGCTGTTTTTGGCTAGTGCAAAGCCCACTTACAAGTCATGGTCTCCAAGTTCTACTCGCTTATATTTTTGAATGGtaggtattaaaatatttcaaacatcaggtatgtttattatagaaattttttggaaa
The Lemur catta isolate mLemCat1 chromosome 20, mLemCat1.pri, whole genome shotgun sequence DNA segment above includes these coding regions:
- the LOC123624999 gene encoding haptoglobin, whose amino-acid sequence is MSALGAVVALLLWGQLFAVDLNNDATDMTDDGCPKPPEIANGYVEHSVRYQCKQFYQLRTEGDGVYTLNREKQWTNKAVGEKLPECEAVCGKPKNPVDQVQQILGGFLDAKGSFPWQAKMVSRHNLTTGATLINEQWLLTTAKNLFLNHTEDAKAKDIAPTLRLYVGKNQPVEIEKVVFHPNYSQVDIGLIKLKQKVSVNERVMPICLPSKDYAEEGRVGYVSGWGRNANFQFSEFLKYVMLPVADQNKCVMHYEGSTVPEKKTHKSPVGVQPILNEHTFCAGMTKYQEDTCYGDAGSAFAVHDLEQDTWYAAGILSFDKSCAVAEYGVYVKVPSILDWVRTTVANN